The DNA sequence caaagatgacacacctagctgatcaaaaagaggccaaagaccaattattcagaattcttgactccattcaatcatcttcatcctatccaagatccattctctctagagaagacaccaccatttccaccactaaaaccaccatctccacccctaaaacctccatttccaccactacaaccttcatttcctccaccattcaacaccacaactcgtcttagagatcccaaatttcactattcttaccaatatcaagagcttggagcaaggagaaggaggtgactaccaccacatcatgttcttggagacccatctccaccacctcttccggcatcatcaatagtcaccctttactttctatctctttatgtatttgatgtttaatagaatgttgaagcttgtgtatctagctatgtgtgagtagtgaactaggtggggctagggttgaatgccctagccaaacttgcttgtattgatgcttttgtttataaattgatgcaaattcatgttgtcattctcacatgctaagtcaatagttgaatgcatcacttagacctaatcaatttgagttatatgtttgccatgacatgaagtttttcctagagattgattacctttaggcaaaaagggagcatgaaagcacaccatgtgtgcatgtgagggtagtgagctaaaatcacctagagataggattggtttgcttgcttggttacctaaactctaagctttatgcatttaggggcaaaggattgagacctatccggtaattgaatttgtctctaggtagttagctctaaaCTTATctggttagagttaataaaatgaaaggggtttaagccttagtagtcctatccggattctaagagggtagttggacaattagctttgcatcattcatattcaattgctttaatgcttgcaagggaggcaaaaggtgaaacccgatgccctaactcccatccatttgataacaacttgttttgtttaacttagtttatattacttgctttcattgtttcaatttgaatagaaaccaatctcaaaatcaaaatcaaatctctacacaccatcttgcacatactcaccatgaactttggttcatttGTGAgtctttgtttgtgattgtacatttgcatattcttctagtttttccgtaggttttccctagctaggaaaggatttaccaatcctcgtgggttcgacatccttacttaatcccctattctataacttgtacctcttgcacttgagggtggctttaatgctaacaaaAGGCAACAACAATTCGAGGAAGGTCAACTAATTGAGCAACGCGCTGAGGATGGCCGCACGATGATGGTGGATCCAGCAATATTTACTGCAAGAAAGAGGAGTTATTGGGAGAGGAAGCAACAACAGATAATTGATAAGGAGACAggaaactcaagcatcccagaACAATCTCAAGATCCTACACCCCCAGAAGGAGACGACACAAGCTTAGCCACTTATGATCCAGTTCATGAGACATCTTGGATGTAATCAATATTAGTTtatattattgttgttgttattgctATTTGTTAATTGCtttaaattgtatgtgttttaagttatgaaaataaaaattattttattgagtagatcatcttcttaataaagcattgaacttttattttcataataaagcATGATCTTATTGAGTAAAAGCACACCACATAAAGTAAAAGCACACCACACAAAGTAAAAGCAAACTAGGTCATGTCCACTTATCATGACAACATGGCCACTTATTGAAAGCAATAAATTTAAAACTCCTCACTAGTGGTTCTGATTAGCTTGTAGCTTCATGGTCCATAGGTGATCGACTAGATCGTCTTGGAGGTTTTTATTCATCACTGGACATCTAACCTTCCTATAACGACGCAAGAATTGATATAGTTGTTGCGGATTGCGATCAACATCTGTGTCAATTAGTGGTCTGGCATATATCTCTGCTTTCTTTGGTCTAGTTGGGATATCATTGGAATCAAATGGCTCTGCTGCATCTTCATCATGTTCATCTTCAACAATCATATTGTGCAAGATAATACACGTCATCATGATGTATTGAAGGTTCTCCTTACTCCACCCACGAGCTGGTCCTCCTATGATTGCCCAACGAGCTTGGAGAATACCAAATGCTCTCTCCACATCTTTTCTGTATGCTTCCTGCATCCTTGTGAAATGTTGTGTATGCGGACTCCTCGGGTTTCTAATTGCTTGTACGAATGACCCCCATTTAGGATATATGCCATCAACTAGGTAATAAGCTTGGCCATAGTGCCTATTACTTACCTGGTAGCTCACTTCAGGGGTTTCACCAAGGCAGGCCTCATTGAACAATGGTGAACATCCAAGGACGTTAAGATCATTCAGGGAACCTGGAAGTCCGAAGAAGGCTTACCAAATCCAAGTATTGTAGGAGGCCACCGCTTCCAAGATGATTGTCGGCTTCCCCTTGTAGCCAGTATACTGCCCTGCCCATCCGGTGGGGAAATTTTTCCACTGCCAGTGCATACAATCAAGGCTCCCGATCATCCCCGGGAATCCCCTTTCTGCAGCTTTGTTGAGTAGCAGTCGCAAATCTGCCGGTGTTGGTTGGCGGAAGTAAGTCTCATGGTACACATTCCAGATTGCTTTCGTGAAGTGCTCAAAAATCTCAATAGCAGTGGACTTCGCAATATATAGGTAATCATCGCAAAAGCCAGCTGTGATGCCATACGCTAGCATCCTCATGGCGCATGCAATCTTTTGTTCAGTGGACAAGCTGACTCTCCCAGTAGCATCTCTTTTCTGAACAAAATATGGGTCGTAGTTGGCCACGTTGCGCATCATCTTATTGTTAACGTtcaaagttcagcggtagctaaacctttactAACGCTGGTCTGATGGGCGGACCACTATCAAGGATACTCCAAgttcccgctacctgtcaagtaaaatacagagggcgtcagaggggagaccgcgctgggcggtcttctcttctccgatgcctaaggtagtcaatgtatttatgttgacaaagtaacagtaggtaagtattaattgcgtaatcaatgaggagagaggagagaaccttttataggtgaagaaggagttgatcttcttcatgttttcgatgtgggactgaacatgcttcagtccccagcttctggagcttctgatgctgtcttggcgcgGCGTGTGGCGGCGCGTTAGccgtgatctgggggcaagccggggctcaggcggtagcctgcttggcagtgttcccgtaggtcactcctttggcgggagttggtaccgctagtggtagcatgagcgtggcttattatagctaattatgcttgcaaatgcctatgtaagtacaagtcccccaagtcctcagtcaaggagggcaatcttggttggggagttgcctagcggttcaaagcgttgcttccgccagtcttgcaaaagcataattagcgtcagtgcgttgtcaaccatggacctactgagcaaacgctttatacccttttgggtgggcccctgctaggcccatGCTAGGCCCCTAGGGAGTTCCCCACTCCccagctaagatagacctccgtttggccggtgtattgtttgttgaggggagctgcactgagcagagggtgttgggtagcgaacccactctttgatacccaagtagcgggggtcaacatgcctgatcagggccgtcgaagaCTGTGTTGACACGTCCCCCTATCTGTCCCGGAGGACCATGTTTTGACTGCCACGCCGCATTGCTGTTGTTCTTAaagtgaggcgtggcctcgggaatcgccgctggcggaagtacCTCCGCTGGTGATAAGTGGCCGGAATTGTCGGTAGGACCTGCCTGGCGCATGGCGTTGTAGTCAGCGGCGACTGTATTCCCAGGTGTTAAGGGAGGAgttgcttgcaagatggaaagggagaagttccgctagcggagttgcgcttagcggagaatGTCTCACCTAccagatggaaagagagaagttccgctagcggagttgagcttagtggagactgtctcgcttgtaaGATAGAAAGGGCGAAGTTCCGCTTATTGATTTTCATTTTCCGATAGTCTTCTTGGACAGACGCTTCGTGTAATGGTGTCTGACACGTGGCGTACATATATTGGATTAGCGTGTGCGATAATGTTTCTTCAGCAAGCACGTCACCTcatcattaatgcgagtaattattgaaTTTGTAACAGAGGCGTCGCCTCAGTTAATCCGGAAAGTAACTGCGCccgtggggcacgtgtacggttgtggTGCGATGTCATTTTTTCAACGGATGGCCGAGATTAACTTGATGTGGACATAAAATGGGGGGAAATCCGTAGGTTTGATACTTTGTGACTTTTGCTTGttatcgtcgtcttcaagcttggcCCTGTGTTTTGAGAAGCAGACTGCCAGTACGTCGTGAAATTGTCGATCGTCGAAGCACGAAAGTTATCTGAGGTAGAGATACCTTTTACTTCGCCACAGTCTTCATCTCTAAGGTTGGTACTCCGAATCTCACCCCTATTCCATTGAATCTGTGTTTTGTTTCGTcgatcgatttttttttttggatttcgaTTTTGGGGTGCTCTGTTGTTTTTGACATGATATGAGGGTGTGAGGTGGGTTTTGGGGCTGATTTTTGGTGTTTGATAGAGAGATGGGGTTTTAGGGATTTCCTGGGTGGTGGAATCTGGGCTATGTGCGAATgtgttgtgttcttgttttggtagcTTCTGggaaattgttcttgatgttcttgggtatAACTGACAAGGGGATGGCCTAGATCTTGTATACACTGACTGGCTGTGGGTTTTAGGGATTAggatggctagcgtcatagagatttcgagcagtgaggatttcgggtctgacgtgtcgctcgACGTGGCGGCTAgggtgtttattgactcgttgcgtccatCTACCCCTGCAGGAATCTCACTgtccgaaccgctagacatcgtCCCGCTGCAGACCATACCCCGGGAAGTTGGCATGGGTCGCGCTGGTCGCCCCGAGAGTTCTAGGGTGAGAGAGGATGTCGCCGAGCATGACAGGCGGGAAGAGAGGCTGGCGAGCAACAGTGCTGCGAGCGGTTCCGGTGGTGGGATGAAGGAAACTGGTGAAGAAGTTGAGTCTGCGTGGGTTCTCAGTGACGGCACAGCAGTCGATGAGGCTGGAGGACCGATGACTGTGGCCGCCGTCGACAGcgtgaagcgggtgttccgttTGCCTGttgtggtgaagctgcgtccacCGCTGAAGGATGAGCGAGTGTAGATCCTAACTGCGGGGCATGCCGCCGTACACGAGGTAATCTTCCGCCAGGGTGTGACATTCCCGCTATTGCCCAACCTCCAAATCCTGGTTTGCGAGTTTGGCCTCGCTTTTGGGCAGATTTtccctaacatgtggcggttgctgttgGCGCTCAACTCGCTATAGATCCTGAGTGGTTGCGAGGGTCCtactgtggcggaggtgctgcacttctatgaGTTGGTGTATGTGAGGAGTCAAGGATGCAGCGGGCAAGTGAATCTGAGCTGCCGCCAGGGGGCGCCGAAGCTAATCGAGAATTTAAGGGATACCATGTCGCCCTAGCGGGGGACTTAGTGTGTTGCCACCGTCGGATGGGAATACCAGGCTGGGGCCAACGATGGAGAGCCGACCTTTAAGATTAAGTCagaattccaacctatccgaggttgtaaGTCTGTCAGTGGCTATAGTTTATTTTGTTTGTGTAAGTGTTGTACTGACCACTTGAGTTTTTTTGTGTAGCGGGGCTGCGCTACAatctgacgcgcgaagaggaatGTCGCTTGGCAaggatccgcggctgctggcAGAACCGTAACTTGCTAGATTTCTGCCTACTtactggttgggagttgctggtcgatcAACAATTGACATGAGCCCTTGGTAAGTAGCTTTCGCTGACAAGTGTTTTAGTCTGGTTACCGTCAGGCTGACttgcctttcttttttttttttttttttttttttagatttttcGCCAGGCAATAGAGCTAGTCGCGAGGCGTTCGAGACAGCCATGGACCGTGCTGAGATCAATAATTTTCTGGAGAGCATGTATCCCTCTGGGCTGGCGGCCCAACATATAGTTGTGGATCCAGAGACATTGGCGGTGAGCCAGTCCGAGACGTCGGTGGTTCTACCGATACCGCTTCACTCCCACCTCGGCCCGAACGGCTCGCCCGTGGTGCAAGCGGGAGCCTATGGAAGCAATGTCTCTGTTGCGCCAGTGCAGCAGGAGAGGATGCCAACCACTAGGCGTGGGTTGCGGAAGGAGAGGGTGGCGCCCTACGAGGAGCCAATGACCATTGCGGGGCTGGAGCCGCAGGTGGGAGATATCCATGTAGCCTTCGGTGTGACACGATTGATACCGCTAGGGAAGCGGCGGCAAAACGACCCGGTCGACGTGGATGAGGCAGCCGATGAGGATACCCTTGGGGTCCGCCAGCGgaagaaggcaaggcaggcCCTCCTGAAGGCAACTGTGGCTGCTGGGCCGGAGGTGCAAGCGAGTGACCTCGACTCGTTTGCCGCATATGCCGAATTCCTGATGGAGGCTGAGCGGGAGTTCATCTTTGATCTCTGCCAGCGGTTGGGTTTCGGCGGACTAGAGGGGATCGTACGCTCCACCGCCATTGAACAGTCATCCTACAACTCAGCCTTCGGGCACCTGTCGGTTGGGCTACATGAGATGTTGTTGGCAACCTCCAAGAAACCCCTGGTGGAGCGGCAGCTTAGGGAGGAGATGGCGGGTCTCCAGAGGgagagggagctggcggagaCTAAGGACAGCTTGGCGGACGCGGAGCGGTGCCTGACCaaggtagaatgtgatgccgcTGATGCTCGCGGCAAGCTCTCTTTGGCCGTTGCGCGGGACGTGGAGCGGAATGACCATGTCTCCAAGCTAGAGCAAGACATGGCCCTGTTGAAGGATCATGTAGCGGCCAAGGcaaagaaagttgagatccttcagcgggaatCTCCCGCCAAGTCTGCTGAGTTGAAAAAGTTAGAGGGTGAGGTTGGCCGTCTGCGGGCGGAGGGGAAGCGTGCTACTTCTGCGGCTGTGGAACAGTTCAAGCAGTTGGCAGAATATAAGAAAGCCATGACCGAGGCGGCGAAGGCCAGCGCCATGGCCAACGTGGAGCTGCTGAATCAGAAGGGTGCTATCAACTGGGTCAAGGCATCCCAGCCTGCCGGACCGCCAAGTCGTGATGCACCGCCCGCGAGGGATGTGGTTCCCGCTGAGGCTGAAGGTGCTTGCTCGGGTAGCGGTGAAAGTGGTATGCATCCGGCGGAAGATTCTCAGCGGACTCCTCCTACTCTGTCCGAGGTCTCCCGCGCTGGCTTTTTGGCTACCCACACTCGAGAAGACGGTACCGTTTTTACGCTGAGTCTTACTGCCCGTGGGTCCGACCAGACTAGTCGTCAGTCCGTGCAACAGCCGCCGGAGGGCGAGACTGTCGCTGAAGCCCCTAAGGAATGAAGATGACTTCCCCACCCGGAGTATTGCCGCTGAGGCCTTTGTCTTGCCccctatttatatatatatatatatatatatatatatatatatatatatatgttgctaCGGCTTATTGTAATTGAACAATATTTTTGGACGGGTAGTTCCGACCTCTAATACAATTTGTATTTTGCAAAGTGTGGATGTGTTTGCTGATTGCAATGTTTGCATTTGTTCGAACCGCTAAAGTGTTGACTGTTGTTTTGTGGCTCactgaaacattaaagggattaaaattgttccaagtacACGTCGTAGCGGACGTAGTCtgccgaatattgttggcgttgccagttgattCTTGTGTTTGGACTTGgcaacaatggtttgaataattcctcgtttcattgatagctgatatgtcaacgtttacaaaaagcggggttgtacccgttgggtagcttccctcaGCTAAATATTTtgtcaaaaatttagctaagtcaagatgctctagggtagcggtatgactatttatagtaataccgaaggtgttcggtattccaagggtgggtcgttgtgacgccatccttgtccatcagGTAGAATGTGCCGGGGCTAGCGATTTCCACTATATTGTATGGACCCTCctaagttgggcggagtgccgttggcggtggaatgacttccttcattacccagtccccagttggaggttccgggccttgacctTGGCTTtatagaaacgtgatacccgctgcttgttttgcaaattgtgcagatgggccttgtgtcatttttcctctaggaggtctCTGTCAAGGTCGACTCCTTCgccgttggtctcggggcagtagccttcgactctagcggtGGGTTGAGTtacggcctcagttccgaacatcatgcagaatggtgtttcaccagtggcggaagttggggtggttctgatggcccataacACTTCCGGCAGTTTTTTCGCCCATAATCCCTTAGCGTCgttgagcttcttttttagca is a window from the Rosa chinensis cultivar Old Blush chromosome 2, RchiOBHm-V2, whole genome shotgun sequence genome containing:
- the LOC112183911 gene encoding uncharacterized protein LOC112183911, which translates into the protein MRQAGPTDNSGHLSPAEVLPPAAIPEATPHFKNNSNAAWQSKHGPPGQIGGRVNTVFDGPDQMMRNVANYDPYFVQKRDATGRVSLSTEQKIACAMRMLAYGITAGFCDDYLYIAKSTAIEIFEHFTKAIWNVYHETYFRQPTPADLRLLLNKAAERGFPGMIGSLDCSLNDLNVLGCSPLFNEACLGETPEVSYQVSNRHYGQAYYLVDGIYPKWGSFVQAIRNPRSPHTQHFTRMQEAYRKDVERAFGILQARWAIIGGPARGWSKENLQYIMMTCIILHNMIVEDEHDEDAAEPFDSNDIPTRPKKAEIYARPLIDTDVDRNPQQLYQFLRRYRKVRCPVMNKNLQDDLVDHLWTMKLQANQNH